In Bacillota bacterium, the following proteins share a genomic window:
- a CDS encoding amidohydrolase family protein, whose amino-acid sequence MKKIDCHVHLGNGIKMQLDEYTLLKQMDKAGVDFAITCPMDRYLTVANREGNKLIAGAVKNHPDRFAGMASVNPWFGKEACDELRKALDDGLMGLKLHPVIHGFRLADPLVYPLLEIADEYKVPVYVHTGTAGIAEPFHAAELARLFQHVNFIMGHGGASDYYNDTIRALEFADNLWIETSRNGPANFCH is encoded by the coding sequence ATGAAAAAAATTGATTGCCATGTACATTTAGGGAATGGTATAAAAATGCAGCTTGACGAATATACACTACTGAAACAAATGGATAAAGCAGGAGTAGATTTTGCCATAACTTGTCCAATGGATAGGTATTTGACTGTTGCAAACAGAGAAGGAAATAAATTAATTGCAGGTGCAGTAAAAAATCATCCGGATAGGTTTGCAGGAATGGCGTCAGTGAACCCATGGTTTGGCAAGGAAGCTTGTGATGAACTACGGAAAGCACTTGATGATGGGTTGATGGGACTTAAACTTCATCCTGTTATTCATGGTTTCCGGTTGGCAGATCCCCTGGTATATCCGCTATTGGAAATAGCGGACGAATATAAGGTGCCTGTTTACGTGCATACAGGTACGGCAGGTATAGCCGAACCTTTTCATGCTGCTGAACTTGCCAGGCTTTTCCAACATGTAAATTTTATTATGGGGCACGGTGGTGCCAGCGACTATTACAATGATACAATAAGGGCACTTGAATTTGCAGATAACCTGTGGATTGAAACTTCACGGAATGGGCCTGCCAACTTTTGTCATTAG
- a CDS encoding carbohydrate ABC transporter permease has product MSMKESNKTDMVFLWACYVLAFLAFVATLYPFIYVLSTSISNPVYIIKQEIWLLPKGFSLQAYKYILDDPMLLLAYYNTLWYTIVGTSINVAMTVLAAYPLSRRDFIIKKFMLIIITITMFFGGGLIPQFINITQLGLYNTRWAVVLPSAVGAWYIFITRTFFNNIPESLYESAVIDGAGHFSIFLKIMLPLSKPILAVLVLFYAVGHWNAWFNAMIYAPNKNIQPVQLYLKRVLIESSNEFVNNMKFIDDFLVGGVGVMQQVKYAMIIVVIGPIICIYPFLQKYFIKGIMIGSIKG; this is encoded by the coding sequence ATGAGCATGAAAGAATCAAATAAAACTGATATGGTTTTTTTATGGGCATGTTATGTATTAGCATTTTTAGCTTTTGTTGCAACTTTATATCCATTCATTTATGTTTTAAGCACTTCAATTAGTAATCCGGTATATATAATCAAACAGGAAATATGGCTGTTGCCTAAGGGATTTTCTCTCCAGGCTTACAAATACATACTTGATGATCCGATGTTATTATTGGCTTATTATAACACGCTCTGGTATACCATAGTTGGGACATCAATTAATGTTGCTATGACAGTGCTTGCAGCCTATCCTCTATCAAGGAGAGATTTTATAATTAAAAAATTCATGTTGATTATTATTACAATTACAATGTTTTTTGGGGGCGGACTTATTCCTCAATTTATAAATATTACACAGCTTGGGTTGTATAATACCCGGTGGGCGGTTGTTTTGCCTTCTGCGGTTGGTGCCTGGTATATATTTATTACCCGCACCTTTTTTAATAATATACCTGAAAGCCTTTATGAATCTGCCGTTATTGATGGGGCAGGGCATTTCAGTATTTTTCTCAAGATCATGTTACCTTTATCAAAACCTATTCTGGCGGTACTTGTATTATTTTATGCAGTAGGCCACTGGAATGCATGGTTTAATGCTATGATTTATGCACCAAACAAGAATATTCAACCTGTGCAGTTGTATTTAAAACGTGTATTAATCGAGTCATCTAATGAGTTTGTCAACAATATGAAGTTTATAGATGATTTTTTGGTAGGTGGAGTTGGAGTAATGCAGCAAGTAAAATATGCCATGATTATTGTGGTAATTGGACCCATAATATGTATTTATCCATTTTTACAAAAATACTTTATAAAAGGTATTATGATAGGGTCTATTAAGGGATAA
- a CDS encoding sugar ABC transporter permease, whose product MQNISNKMNLFIKKAKRDKALLLMVTPVIIYYIIFHYKPMYGVIIAFKDFNPGLGIWGSPWIGLDNFKLFFSSAFFFRLIKNTFLISFYGLVFGFPFPIGFALILNEIKHKAYKKVVQTVSYLPHFISVVIVCGMIVNFLSPQTGIVSKVVQLFGGTPENYLLNSKYFRFIYISSGIWQSFGWGSIIYLAAITGIDEQLYEAARLDGANRLKQIFYITIPGIVPTIIILLILNLGNIMSVGFEKIILLYNPATYNVADVISTFTYRQGLVGLKYSYGAAVGLFNSVINCLFLVTANAISRKVSEISLW is encoded by the coding sequence ATGCAGAATATAAGTAATAAAATGAATTTATTTATTAAAAAAGCAAAAAGGGATAAGGCACTTTTACTTATGGTAACTCCTGTAATCATATATTATATTATTTTTCATTATAAACCCATGTATGGAGTTATTATTGCATTTAAGGACTTTAACCCGGGCCTGGGGATATGGGGAAGTCCCTGGATTGGTCTGGATAATTTCAAATTGTTTTTTTCATCTGCTTTCTTCTTTCGTCTAATTAAAAATACATTTTTGATAAGTTTCTATGGCTTGGTTTTTGGCTTTCCTTTTCCAATAGGTTTTGCACTTATTTTAAATGAGATTAAACATAAGGCTTATAAAAAGGTTGTACAGACTGTTAGCTATCTTCCTCATTTTATTTCAGTAGTAATCGTTTGTGGTATGATAGTTAATTTTTTATCGCCTCAAACTGGAATTGTATCAAAGGTGGTTCAGCTTTTTGGAGGCACGCCTGAAAATTATTTATTGAACTCTAAATATTTCAGGTTTATATATATCAGTTCAGGAATATGGCAATCTTTCGGATGGGGATCTATAATTTATCTTGCAGCTATAACAGGAATTGATGAACAGCTATATGAAGCAGCAAGATTAGATGGTGCTAACCGGTTAAAGCAGATATTTTACATAACAATACCGGGGATTGTTCCAACTATAATCATTTTATTGATTTTAAACTTAGGAAATATTATGAGTGTAGGATTTGAAAAAATAATCCTGTTATATAACCCTGCAACATATAATGTAGCTGACGTCATATCCACTTTTACATACAGGCAGGGTCTAGTAGGACTGAAATATAGTTATGGTGCAGCAGTTGGTCTTTTTAATTCTGTTATAAATTGTTTATTTTTGGTAACTGCTAATGCTATTAGCAGAAAAGTATCTGAAATATCACTATGGTAA
- a CDS encoding extracellular solute-binding protein produces MKKSLREVVFIVCFIFLMTAVLSACQIGKVATKQKDETATSKTGEPGTVAEEDVVLTVVCMDRYTKYVSMNDYPLVWQELEKRTGIKVKFDAYPAADYNTIVGTRIAANTDMPDILTPVGDILSLYESKVIVDHAPLIEKVGVYAKKHFANNPKYAASLRTPDGAIPVIYGDATVNNQYFPAAYMIRENWLKKINREIPKTIDDWYIILSEFKKQDMNGNGDPTDEIPLSTDLWAWVLTFADAWDVHVLSTDGFFPNPDGKVTFEYIDPKFKDVLAWLKKLYDEKILDNEFTTQNRDQLNAKISQNIIGATCGFGPMVQNTTLMAAGEKEDKYVLTPFAQGPEGYNKFAIQDPAWGFSASITSACKYPEIAMKWLDNLAFNPETAKLLMLGIEGYHYTISGEQMINSDKVLNISKEKGLTPNEVKISDGTYPALPFIYLLEAFNYSWQDSIRVGALKEGSIDFVKKRLPYLVSAFPAAHSSIEQNKVIEQYMADIRTYRDEAVVNFIIGADSLDNFDAYVNKLKSMGIDEVLKVKQQIYDAFKANIK; encoded by the coding sequence ATGAAAAAATCATTAAGAGAAGTTGTGTTTATTGTTTGCTTTATTTTTCTAATGACAGCTGTGCTATCTGCCTGTCAGATTGGAAAAGTAGCAACAAAACAAAAAGATGAGACGGCAACATCAAAAACCGGTGAACCAGGTACAGTTGCTGAGGAAGATGTTGTTCTTACTGTTGTATGTATGGACAGGTACACTAAATATGTAAGTATGAATGATTATCCTTTGGTATGGCAGGAGCTTGAGAAAAGGACAGGAATCAAGGTGAAATTCGATGCTTATCCGGCAGCTGATTACAACACAATTGTTGGTACGCGGATTGCTGCAAATACAGATATGCCGGATATATTGACTCCGGTTGGAGACATTCTGAGTCTGTATGAGTCCAAGGTTATTGTTGATCATGCACCTTTGATTGAGAAAGTAGGTGTATATGCAAAAAAACACTTTGCCAACAATCCTAAATATGCAGCATCCCTTCGTACTCCTGATGGTGCAATACCTGTCATTTATGGAGATGCGACAGTGAATAACCAATATTTTCCTGCTGCCTACATGATTAGGGAAAATTGGTTGAAAAAAATCAACAGAGAAATACCAAAAACTATTGATGACTGGTATATAATATTATCAGAATTCAAAAAGCAGGACATGAATGGAAACGGAGATCCAACGGATGAAATACCCCTTTCCACTGATTTGTGGGCTTGGGTATTGACTTTTGCAGATGCATGGGATGTACATGTATTATCCACAGATGGTTTTTTCCCAAATCCTGATGGAAAAGTTACATTTGAATATATCGACCCTAAATTCAAGGATGTACTGGCATGGCTGAAAAAATTATATGATGAGAAGATTTTGGACAATGAATTTACCACTCAGAATAGGGATCAGTTGAATGCAAAGATATCTCAAAATATTATTGGTGCTACCTGTGGGTTTGGTCCAATGGTACAGAATACTACTTTAATGGCTGCCGGTGAAAAGGAAGATAAGTATGTTTTAACGCCTTTTGCCCAGGGACCGGAAGGATACAATAAATTTGCCATACAGGATCCTGCATGGGGTTTCAGCGCATCTATTACATCTGCATGCAAGTATCCCGAAATAGCAATGAAATGGCTGGATAACCTAGCATTTAATCCTGAAACTGCAAAACTGCTGATGCTTGGAATAGAAGGATACCATTACACAATCAGCGGAGAACAAATGATAAATAGCGATAAAGTCTTAAATATATCTAAAGAAAAGGGTTTAACGCCAAATGAAGTAAAAATATCTGATGGAACTTATCCTGCTCTGCCTTTTATTTATTTGTTGGAAGCATTTAATTACAGTTGGCAGGATTCTATTAGAGTCGGTGCTCTAAAAGAAGGCAGCATAGATTTCGTGAAAAAAAGGCTTCCATATCTGGTATCTGCATTTCCTGCAGCTCATTCCTCAATAGAACAGAATAAAGTTATTGAACAGTATATGGCAGATATCAGAACTTATAGAGATGAAGCTGTTGTAAATTTCATTATTGGAGCTGACAGCCTGGATAATTTTGATGCCTATGTTAACAAACTGAAAAGTATGGGTATTGATGAAGTTCTAAAGGTTAAACAACAAATTTATGATGCTTTTAAGGCTAATATAAAGTAA
- a CDS encoding cyclase family protein: MILKLNEIWDMGELVDLGAGVDEGMTICRELFPPVHISELDLSSRAKERGFMTYSQHISMCGQVSTYLETGAHLHPEMEKINEVGLDRLFVSAVVLQIPRRENEIVTVEDIENEMSRVNEKVSPGEALIISTGFNFLEHKDLNDSPHFSYSAVEYAVKHKCSILGSDMSSWQDPNDKKYWAHMFFESGTLLLAPLVNLTKISVPRIKMIVMPLKIQKSCASPCRVIAVVPSGKISGKI, translated from the coding sequence ATGATATTAAAATTAAATGAAATATGGGATATGGGTGAACTGGTTGATTTGGGTGCAGGTGTTGATGAAGGGATGACAATATGCAGGGAGTTGTTTCCACCAGTTCATATTAGTGAACTGGACTTAAGTTCCCGCGCAAAAGAACGTGGTTTCATGACATACTCCCAGCATATTTCCATGTGCGGACAGGTTTCGACGTACCTTGAAACAGGAGCACATCTTCATCCTGAGATGGAAAAGATAAACGAAGTAGGATTGGATCGTTTATTTGTTTCAGCAGTGGTCCTTCAAATTCCCCGTAGAGAAAATGAAATTGTGACAGTAGAAGATATTGAGAATGAAATGTCAAGGGTTAATGAGAAAGTCAGCCCGGGTGAAGCATTAATTATTTCTACAGGCTTTAATTTTCTTGAACATAAGGATTTGAACGACTCTCCCCACTTTAGTTACAGTGCAGTAGAATATGCTGTAAAACACAAGTGCAGTATTCTTGGTTCGGATATGAGTTCATGGCAGGATCCTAATGATAAAAAGTATTGGGCACACATGTTTTTTGAGTCAGGAACGCTTCTTTTAGCTCCCCTTGTAAATTTAACAAAAATATCTGTACCAAGGATAAAGATGATAGTTATGCCGCTTAAGATTCAAAAATCCTGTGCATCGCCGTGCCGGGTTATAGCAGTAGTACCTTCAGGGAAGATATCCGGTAAAATATAA
- a CDS encoding Gfo/Idh/MocA family oxidoreductase, producing MNIHKNKVKIGLIGLGNFGEKYANIIHYSPRMELSAICSRNEARLQEIAGKYGVKNTYQDYRELVQLPDIDAVCIITEAIRHADITLEALKNGKHVFVEKPLSANLEDHDKVIRLAGEKGLIVLVGYINRYIPNFVKIKSMVESGEIGKIVSIASRRNGRPPNLSLPRYQGNIPELIIEPGIHTTDLFLWITGSKVTRVFAESRNLLGLPFADTWMVILKMENGVIGTMEQVFHIPEGAPVVMDHRLEVIGTDGTIQFTDPGSDYSFWGSGKTTYFSPYSAENLYGKLIFPIRDEIEDFASAIQEGRKPSGAGPQDCRAAVEVARAVVESAKSGQVIILNNLDK from the coding sequence ATGAATATACATAAAAACAAGGTTAAAATTGGACTTATAGGATTGGGTAATTTTGGGGAAAAATATGCTAACATAATACATTATAGCCCAAGAATGGAGCTTTCGGCAATCTGTTCCAGAAATGAAGCTAGACTTCAGGAAATTGCCGGCAAGTATGGTGTAAAAAATACTTATCAAGATTACCGGGAATTAGTGCAATTGCCGGATATAGATGCAGTATGCATTATTACAGAGGCAATTAGGCATGCAGATATAACTTTGGAAGCATTGAAAAATGGCAAACATGTATTTGTTGAAAAACCGTTAAGTGCAAATCTGGAAGACCATGACAAAGTAATAAGGCTTGCCGGGGAAAAAGGTTTAATTGTTCTGGTAGGTTACATTAACCGCTATATTCCAAATTTTGTAAAAATTAAAAGCATGGTGGAAAGCGGTGAAATAGGAAAGATAGTATCAATAGCATCAAGACGTAATGGTAGACCACCCAACCTTTCACTACCCCGTTATCAGGGAAATATACCGGAGCTGATAATAGAACCGGGAATTCATACTACTGACCTTTTTTTATGGATTACAGGAAGCAAGGTAACCAGAGTATTTGCTGAATCCAGGAACCTATTAGGTCTACCGTTTGCAGATACATGGATGGTTATATTGAAAATGGAAAATGGTGTTATTGGAACAATGGAACAGGTTTTTCATATACCGGAGGGTGCTCCTGTAGTTATGGATCACAGATTGGAAGTAATAGGTACAGATGGCACTATCCAATTTACGGACCCAGGCTCTGATTATTCCTTCTGGGGTTCGGGGAAAACAACATATTTTAGTCCATATAGTGCCGAGAATCTTTATGGAAAACTTATATTTCCTATAAGAGATGAGATTGAAGATTTTGCATCGGCAATCCAGGAGGGAAGAAAGCCATCAGGTGCCGGACCCCAGGATTGCCGGGCTGCAGTAGAGGTTGCACGGGCTGTGGTTGAGTCAGCTAAAAGCGGGCAGGTTATTATATTAAATAATTTAGATAAATGA
- a CDS encoding helix-turn-helix transcriptional regulator, with product MNKVIYRVKSLILQFKKPLFLKTLISYSLLFSIPLTVIGILNYNNLLNSIVTQNKTQYSNIMKESVKELDNKMKDIINTVVQFSQVGEISKIIKTGNLGVKKLKNNITTINNCKNQLGVAAANNDLVQHIVIQFIEDDLYFSTWGGCSQEDFFKDVLFFLDKSRENMIMNVEEESYFVPVSKVNFMGIITNLVIYSKKMPTFQNNSNSRCLFLINRDSLESILHKGTIMEFGINMLVDSHGNCIFSSSNGLNDEKKLELIHGILEGRILNENEIIINNEKYILFSQKSKFYDLQYISIIPRFTIMYNTKPIMIQTIMILTIILLFGLIISFILAKMNSEPVYDIMNIFFDSKTLESLNMSSSDEYHFLKQNIKMIVSNNLYLKTEIQKVRPILMNYVLRKIITGNILSIDNLQNDMDTVGLFFPYDFFICVMFLKYEKLPMNEIIKNQLKSKFLGNDMAVFFIDIDLLKTVMVVNLKDTKGNDIKKEVIQCIEENHINLMNNNVQAIAIGRVVSNLQNIYLSFQDCQEIIENTIDFQKCPILIYSKEDKQNKIFYYIPEYTGREILELLMQGEDRKAYELCEKAVNDSINPDNINVFVIQHMMYSFLCLAHRALKNMNVEYNIGYKFSDFKEINSINKMLVSIENVFSEVCKHIRMHHESKRLELWNRIVNFIQENFTNTQLTLSEVARSLNVTPQYLCRYMKNHSGYTFLEYINKIRVEYSKQLLLRGESIKDAAEKSGFSNDLTFRRQFKKNENMTPGQYKKMLNSDYGIIN from the coding sequence ATGAATAAAGTCATATATAGAGTTAAAAGCTTAATTCTTCAATTCAAAAAACCGTTGTTTTTGAAAACTCTAATATCCTACTCTTTGTTGTTCAGTATACCTTTAACTGTTATTGGCATTTTAAATTATAACAATTTGCTAAATTCTATTGTCACACAAAACAAGACACAATACAGCAATATCATGAAGGAAAGTGTAAAAGAACTTGATAATAAAATGAAGGATATTATAAATACTGTTGTTCAGTTTTCTCAAGTTGGAGAAATAAGTAAAATTATTAAAACTGGAAATCTAGGTGTTAAAAAGTTAAAAAATAATATTACTACAATAAATAATTGTAAAAATCAATTAGGGGTTGCTGCTGCAAACAATGATTTAGTTCAACACATTGTTATCCAATTTATAGAGGATGATCTTTATTTCTCGACTTGGGGTGGATGCAGTCAAGAAGATTTTTTTAAGGATGTTTTGTTTTTCTTAGATAAAAGCAGAGAAAATATGATTATGAATGTAGAGGAAGAGTCTTATTTTGTACCGGTTTCAAAGGTGAACTTTATGGGTATTATCACAAATTTGGTAATTTACAGCAAAAAAATGCCCACTTTTCAGAACAATAGTAACAGCAGGTGCCTTTTTCTTATTAACAGGGATAGTTTAGAATCAATATTACATAAAGGAACAATTATGGAATTTGGCATAAATATGTTGGTAGACTCTCATGGGAATTGTATTTTTTCTAGTAGTAATGGATTAAATGATGAAAAAAAATTAGAATTGATTCATGGAATTTTGGAGGGAAGAATATTAAATGAAAATGAAATCATAATCAATAATGAAAAATATATTTTGTTTTCCCAAAAATCTAAGTTTTATGATTTACAATATATTTCCATAATACCCAGATTTACTATAATGTATAATACAAAACCGATTATGATACAAACTATAATGATTCTTACAATAATTCTGTTATTTGGTTTAATCATTTCGTTTATTTTAGCTAAAATGAATTCTGAACCAGTATATGACATCATGAATATTTTTTTTGATAGTAAAACTTTAGAATCATTGAATATGTCATCCTCAGATGAATATCATTTCTTGAAGCAAAATATTAAAATGATAGTATCAAATAATTTATATTTAAAAACAGAAATTCAAAAAGTAAGGCCGATTTTGATGAATTATGTTTTAAGAAAAATTATCACCGGAAATATTCTCTCGATTGATAATTTGCAAAATGATATGGATACTGTCGGACTTTTCTTCCCATATGATTTCTTTATTTGTGTTATGTTTTTGAAATATGAGAAACTCCCTATGAATGAAATAATTAAAAATCAATTAAAGAGTAAATTCTTAGGAAATGATATGGCGGTGTTTTTTATTGATATTGACTTATTAAAAACAGTAATGGTAGTAAATTTAAAGGATACAAAAGGTAATGATATAAAGAAAGAGGTAATACAATGTATAGAAGAAAATCATATTAATCTTATGAATAATAATGTACAGGCTATTGCCATAGGTCGTGTAGTATCTAATTTACAGAATATTTATTTGTCATTTCAGGACTGCCAGGAAATTATTGAAAACACTATAGATTTCCAAAAGTGTCCTATACTTATCTATTCTAAGGAAGATAAACAAAATAAGATTTTTTATTATATACCTGAATACACAGGACGGGAAATTTTGGAATTATTAATGCAGGGAGAAGATAGAAAAGCCTATGAATTGTGTGAGAAGGCAGTTAATGACAGTATTAATCCTGATAATATTAATGTTTTTGTGATTCAGCATATGATGTATAGTTTTTTATGTCTAGCTCATAGAGCTTTAAAAAATATGAATGTCGAATACAATATTGGTTACAAATTTTCAGATTTTAAAGAAATTAACAGTATAAACAAAATGCTAGTAAGTATTGAAAATGTTTTTTCGGAAGTTTGTAAACATATAAGAATGCATCACGAGAGTAAAAGACTTGAGTTATGGAATAGAATTGTTAACTTTATACAGGAAAATTTTACAAATACTCAGCTAACTCTGAGTGAAGTTGCCAGGAGCTTAAATGTAACTCCACAATATTTATGCAGATATATGAAGAATCATTCAGGGTATACATTTCTAGAGTATATAAATAAAATCAGAGTTGAGTATTCCAAGCAGCTTTTATTAAGAGGTGAAAGTATTAAAGATGCAGCAGAAAAATCAGGATTTTCAAATGACCTTACCTTCAGAAGGCAGTTTAAGAAGAATGAAAATATGACTCCCGGACAATATAAAAAAATGTTAAACTCTGATTATGGAATTATAAATTGA
- a CDS encoding DDE-type integrase/transposase/recombinase yields MRRNLYEKEDKPVIRTDNGLQFISHAFESRCEELNIEHVRIPCKTPDKNAHIEAFHRILEDECLGKWKFEKYEEGYREVIEFIDRYNIRRIHSSIFYMSPREFYMATISGTAKALEIRV; encoded by the coding sequence ATGCGCAGGAACTTGTATGAAAAGGAGGATAAGCCGGTAATACGGACAGATAACGGGCTACAGTTTATAAGCCATGCTTTTGAGAGCAGGTGTGAGGAACTGAATATAGAACATGTGAGGATACCCTGTAAAACACCGGATAAAAATGCTCATATAGAAGCTTTTCATAGAATACTTGAGGATGAATGTCTTGGAAAGTGGAAATTTGAAAAGTACGAAGAGGGATATAGAGAAGTGATTGAATTTATAGACAGATATAACATACGCAGGATACACTCATCGATATTCTACATGAGCCCAAGGGAATTTTATATGGCTACGATTTCAGGAACAGCAAAGGCATTAGAGATAAGGGTATAA
- a CDS encoding cupin domain-containing protein, translated as MLDCGIDVIWFSKESYVSGDKLPTHKHEYYHYIYVLSGTGKITVGENEYVAQENNFYLTHKGVTHSLESKGKEGFP; from the coding sequence ATGCTTGATTGCGGCATAGATGTAATTTGGTTTTCAAAAGAAAGTTATGTATCAGGAGATAAATTACCGACTCATAAACATGAATACTACCATTATATTTACGTGCTAAGCGGAACAGGCAAAATAACAGTAGGTGAAAATGAGTATGTTGCTCAAGAAAATAATTTTTATTTGACACATAAAGGTGTTACTCATAGTCTTGAGTCAAAAGGCAAAGAAGGTTTCCCATAA
- a CDS encoding AAC(3) family N-acetyltransferase has translation MDKSDSTVNNIGLKRIITDLLKMGVKKGDKLIFHCSLKSIGYVEGGADTLINALLNVVGEEGLIMMPTFTYSYEGNKGTLPYNKKKTSSQTGLVSDVFWRRSDAYRSDHPTHSVATIGKEAEKYVENHNEYTPPFGEDTPIHKLAKNGGLVLLIGVGHEANSTIHVAECLADLPFLHIKNKDTYGDYYLVERDDGSIERIPLSKKLSGCSKAFGRIENIKGIKEIQREGYIGNALCKLVNGNKLIELLVPILKKDPAFLLCEGVGECNCHRKRMMLVQRE, from the coding sequence TTGGATAAGTCAGACAGTACGGTTAATAATATCGGATTAAAACGGATAATAACTGACCTTTTAAAAATGGGTGTTAAAAAAGGTGATAAATTAATATTTCATTGTTCATTAAAATCTATAGGTTATGTTGAAGGTGGAGCTGATACCTTGATTAATGCGCTATTGAATGTAGTTGGAGAAGAAGGACTTATAATGATGCCAACTTTTACTTACAGTTATGAAGGTAATAAAGGAACATTGCCATACAACAAAAAGAAGACCTCGTCTCAAACCGGACTTGTAAGTGATGTTTTCTGGAGAAGAAGTGATGCATACAGAAGTGACCACCCTACCCATTCGGTGGCTACCATAGGAAAAGAAGCTGAAAAGTATGTAGAAAATCATAATGAGTATACTCCGCCTTTTGGCGAGGATACACCTATTCATAAACTTGCAAAAAATGGGGGTTTAGTTCTTCTAATAGGAGTCGGACATGAAGCAAATTCAACTATACATGTTGCCGAATGTCTGGCGGATTTACCTTTTCTTCATATAAAAAACAAAGACACTTATGGAGACTATTACCTGGTGGAAAGAGATGATGGAAGTATTGAAAGAATTCCGTTAAGCAAAAAACTTTCCGGCTGTTCAAAAGCTTTTGGAAGGATTGAAAACATCAAAGGAATAAAAGAAATTCAACGTGAAGGTTATATTGGCAATGCCTTATGCAAATTAGTAAATGGAAATAAATTAATAGAATTGTTGGTACCTATATTAAAAAAAGACCCAGCTTTTCTTTTGTGCGAAGGTGTAGGAGAATGTAACTGTCATAGAAAAAGGATGATGTTAGTTCAAAGAGAGTGA
- a CDS encoding metallophosphoesterase yields the protein MKFAVLSDTHFIMLENAKDSVFWNRVLLTKSAEIARCLVKTISEISPDFVVICGDITHKCNMENFRFACEIFNSFPCPWYAVPGNHDTWYPGVRQSLCDIYKLPDGKCYYSKRFGDLYFIFMDMCYWKSLDGSISPYLDKEAYDSGKIVAMCVSDEEMEWIESELEVARDCKVVMVGHVPLAWKPLYPVARFPDGKIGQKKGEKLDGFLLGLSNGNELKKLISKYDNVKLVLSGHWHINDLYFENGIAYCQTGSLREYPFELRVFDYNDGILSANTISIGCEELRKESYIEEWGNKWIEGEGISRNFRILL from the coding sequence ATGAAATTTGCAGTTTTAAGTGATACTCATTTTATTATGCTTGAAAATGCTAAAGACAGTGTATTTTGGAACAGGGTGCTTTTAACCAAAAGTGCTGAAATCGCCAGGTGCCTTGTAAAAACTATTTCAGAGATATCGCCAGATTTTGTTGTTATATGTGGGGATATAACACATAAATGTAATATGGAAAATTTCAGGTTTGCCTGTGAAATATTTAATAGTTTCCCGTGTCCATGGTATGCAGTACCGGGGAATCATGATACATGGTATCCGGGAGTACGCCAGTCCCTTTGTGATATTTATAAACTTCCTGATGGTAAATGCTATTATTCAAAAAGATTTGGAGATTTGTATTTCATTTTCATGGATATGTGCTATTGGAAATCATTGGATGGATCTATAAGTCCGTACCTTGATAAAGAAGCATACGACTCTGGTAAAATAGTGGCAATGTGTGTTTCTGATGAAGAGATGGAATGGATAGAATCTGAACTTGAAGTTGCCAGGGACTGTAAGGTAGTTATGGTGGGGCATGTACCTCTGGCATGGAAACCATTATACCCTGTTGCCAGATTCCCTGATGGGAAGATTGGACAAAAGAAAGGCGAAAAACTCGACGGTTTTCTTTTGGGACTATCAAATGGTAATGAATTAAAGAAGCTTATAAGTAAATACGATAATGTTAAACTTGTGCTATCGGGCCATTGGCATATAAATGATTTGTATTTTGAGAATGGGATAGCCTATTGCCAGACTGGTTCATTAAGGGAGTATCCTTTTGAACTTAGAGTATTTGATTATAATGATGGAATATTATCCGCAAATACAATTTCAATCGGCTGTGAAGAGTTGAGAAAAGAATCCTATATTGAGGAATGGGGTAACAAATGGATAGAGGGTGAAGGCATAAGCAGGAATTTTAGGATTTTACTGTAG